In Chanodichthys erythropterus isolate Z2021 chromosome 9, ASM2448905v1, whole genome shotgun sequence, a genomic segment contains:
- the rimoc1 gene encoding RAB7A-interacting MON1-CCZ1 complex subunit 1 — protein MADDYRRSVELERRIFELDNKCATLRTEKPDDDYLQNASSILDKLKTYYRHGGESSSLPKLLQDYTQVVLDITFYEENKLVDQEFPEDTSPFKIQQLLQDLTEPEVLAGRLVPAQEVQSVLGLELLECLYWRRGALLYMYCHTLHQRKQWIKKNKATFLKCLQEGVRYLMRMLQVRNSVKLNDGVVFHDSATANFLAEGIFSDTHLLTMMYIGEMCFWAVKYEDCSMDTTERKEDRLHFRDIGTQILHKYVLACEGPLQGQGWNTENAKEILSILQ, from the exons ATGGCCGACGACTACAGACGAAGCGTCGAGCTGGAAAGGAGGATTTTTGAGTTAGATAACAAGTGTGCCACTCTTCGGACCGAGAAACCAG ATGATGACTACTTACAGAATGCATCTTCCATACTAGACAAGTTGAAAACCTATTATAGACATGGAGGAGAGAGCAGCAGCCTCCCTAAACTGCTGCAGGATTATACACAG GTTGTCTTGGACATTACATTCTATGAGGAAAACAAGCTTGTAGATCAGGAGTTTCCCGAGGACACTTCTCCTTTCAAAATCCAGCAGTTACTACAGGACTTGACAGAGCCAGAGGTGTTAGCAGGGCGACTGGTACCTGCTCAAGAG GTGCAGTCTGTGCTTGGGCTGGAGCTGCTGGAGTGCCTTTACTGGAGGCGTGGGGCATTATTATATATGTACTGCCACACACTACACCAGCGCAAGCAATGGATCAAGAAGAACAAAGCCACATTCCTTAAG TGTCTTCAAGAAGGTGTGCGTTACCTTATGAGAATGTTGCAAGTGAGGAACTCAGTCAAGCTGAACGATGGTGTGGTTTTTCATGACTCTGCAACCGCCAATTTTCTGGCAGAAG GTATCTTTTCTGATACTCACTTGCTTACAATGATGTACATTGGTGAGATGTGTTTCTGGGCAGTGAAATATGAGGACTGCAGCATGGACACCACAGAGCGCAAAGAGGACAGGCTTCATTTCCGAGATATTGGCACACAAATCCTCCATAAGTACGTGCTGGCATGCGAAGGGCCACTTCAGGGTCAAGGCTGGAACACAGAGAATGCCAAGGAGATTCttagtattttacagtaa
- the fbxo4 gene encoding F-box only protein 4 isoform X4, which yields MLSRSIVVQSLRSIRDRFFDTRRQRNEQNDVQETRDDVTGPSLDNLSVDMQFLIMTFLSPQDLCRLGGTSTYWRSMVRDPVLWKYFLLRDMPLWQSVDHLSVPDVKLTGSAVLDDSQMQFDYMAEYLRICPACRNQWRHQPRATFESVTSFFQSLVPVADPQFAMFGPGLEQLEISLMTTIMNSPHILPIAGIPQRQIDGALPLLIVYSSIGSGISFKYKDQHRFNIATLYSTNRTERERARLEHLSLRSKLFVYQEDSESNMPLSLNPMFNQVCQAMNGFIFVANAETERGRQQTDIGYLV from the exons ATGTTGAGCCGATCTATAGTCGTGCAAAGTCTCAGGAGTATTAGAGATAGGTTTTTTGATACAAGACGACAAAGAAATGAGCAAAATGATGTTCAGGAGACACGTGATGACGTCACAGGCCCCTCTCTGGATAATCTGTCG GTTGACATGCAGTTTCTCATTATGACCTTTCTGTCTCCGCAAGACCTCTGCAGACTGGGAGGCACCAGTACATACTGGCGGTCAATGGTCCGAGACCCTGTCCTGTGGAAGTACTTCCTGTTGCGTGATATGCCGCTCTGGCAGTCAGTTGACCATTTATCAGTGCCTGATGTGAAGCTCACTGGCTCAGCTGTGCTGGATGACTCTCAGATGCAGTTTGATTATATGGCAGA GTATCTCCGCATCTGCCCGGCCTGTCGAAACCAGTGGCGACACCAACCCAGGGCAACGTTTGAGTCTGTGACTTCCTTCTTCCAGTCCCTTGTACCGGTTGCAGATCCACAGTTCGCCATGTTCGGCCCGGGTCTTGAGCAGTTGGAGATTTCCCTCATGACTACGATCATGAATTCCCCTCATATACTGCCTATAGCAGGAATACCTCAACGTCAGATTGATGGTGCTCTGCCATTACTTATAGTTTATTCAA gcaTTGGATCTGGAATCAGTTTTAAGTACAAAGATCAGCACAGATTCAATATTGCAACTTTATATTCAACTAACAG GACGGAGCGAGAAAGAGCTCGCCTGGAGCACCTCAGTCTGCGCAGTAAGCTCTTTGTCTATCAGGAGGATAGTGAGTCCAACATGCCCTTAAGCCTTAACCCAATGTTTAATCAAGTTTGCCAAGCCATGAATGGATTCATCTTTGTGGCAAATGCTGAGACAGAAAGAG GGAGACAGCAGACAGACATAGGATACCTTGTGTGA
- the fbxo4 gene encoding F-box only protein 4 isoform X2: protein MLSRSIVVQSLRSIRDRFFDTRRQRNEQNDVQETRDDVTGPSLDNLSVDMQFLIMTFLSPQDLCRLGGTSTYWRSMVRDPVLWKYFLLRDMPLWQSVDHLSVPDVKLTGSAVLDDSQMQFDYMAEYLRICPACRNQWRHQPRATFESVTSFFQSLVPVADPQFAMFGPGLEQLEISLMTTIMNSPHILPIAGIPQRQIDGIGSGISFKYKDQHRFNIATLYSTNRTERERARLEHLSLRSKLFVYQEDSESNMPLSLNPMFNQVCQAMNGFIFVANAETERGVDRGWEEESAQIRFMLDPVVGIVSHPILVLSCVSRETADRHRIPCVTIAHQLQLSSLPNPWMVQDTTAETLTGLLDGIDWLLRHSGVKL from the exons ATGTTGAGCCGATCTATAGTCGTGCAAAGTCTCAGGAGTATTAGAGATAGGTTTTTTGATACAAGACGACAAAGAAATGAGCAAAATGATGTTCAGGAGACACGTGATGACGTCACAGGCCCCTCTCTGGATAATCTGTCG GTTGACATGCAGTTTCTCATTATGACCTTTCTGTCTCCGCAAGACCTCTGCAGACTGGGAGGCACCAGTACATACTGGCGGTCAATGGTCCGAGACCCTGTCCTGTGGAAGTACTTCCTGTTGCGTGATATGCCGCTCTGGCAGTCAGTTGACCATTTATCAGTGCCTGATGTGAAGCTCACTGGCTCAGCTGTGCTGGATGACTCTCAGATGCAGTTTGATTATATGGCAGA GTATCTCCGCATCTGCCCGGCCTGTCGAAACCAGTGGCGACACCAACCCAGGGCAACGTTTGAGTCTGTGACTTCCTTCTTCCAGTCCCTTGTACCGGTTGCAGATCCACAGTTCGCCATGTTCGGCCCGGGTCTTGAGCAGTTGGAGATTTCCCTCATGACTACGATCATGAATTCCCCTCATATACTGCCTATAGCAGGAATACCTCAACGTCAGATTGATG gcaTTGGATCTGGAATCAGTTTTAAGTACAAAGATCAGCACAGATTCAATATTGCAACTTTATATTCAACTAACAG GACGGAGCGAGAAAGAGCTCGCCTGGAGCACCTCAGTCTGCGCAGTAAGCTCTTTGTCTATCAGGAGGATAGTGAGTCCAACATGCCCTTAAGCCTTAACCCAATGTTTAATCAAGTTTGCCAAGCCATGAATGGATTCATCTTTGTGGCAAATGCTGAGACAGAAAGAG GAGTGGACAGAGGGTGGGAGGAGGAAAGTGCCCAAATCAGGTTTATGTTAGACCCTGTGGTGGGTATTGTGTCCCACCCTATCCTGGTGCTCTCCTGTGTGTCCAGGGAGACAGCAGACAGACATAGGATACCTTGTGTGACCATTGCCCATCAGCTTCAGCTCAGTTCACTGCCCAACCCCTGGATG
- the fbxo4 gene encoding F-box only protein 4 isoform X1: MLSRSIVVQSLRSIRDRFFDTRRQRNEQNDVQETRDDVTGPSLDNLSVDMQFLIMTFLSPQDLCRLGGTSTYWRSMVRDPVLWKYFLLRDMPLWQSVDHLSVPDVKLTGSAVLDDSQMQFDYMAEYLRICPACRNQWRHQPRATFESVTSFFQSLVPVADPQFAMFGPGLEQLEISLMTTIMNSPHILPIAGIPQRQIDGALPLLIVYSSIGSGISFKYKDQHRFNIATLYSTNRTERERARLEHLSLRSKLFVYQEDSESNMPLSLNPMFNQVCQAMNGFIFVANAETERGVDRGWEEESAQIRFMLDPVVGIVSHPILVLSCVSRETADRHRIPCVTIAHQLQLSSLPNPWMVQDTTAETLTGLLDGIDWLLRHSGVKL; this comes from the exons ATGTTGAGCCGATCTATAGTCGTGCAAAGTCTCAGGAGTATTAGAGATAGGTTTTTTGATACAAGACGACAAAGAAATGAGCAAAATGATGTTCAGGAGACACGTGATGACGTCACAGGCCCCTCTCTGGATAATCTGTCG GTTGACATGCAGTTTCTCATTATGACCTTTCTGTCTCCGCAAGACCTCTGCAGACTGGGAGGCACCAGTACATACTGGCGGTCAATGGTCCGAGACCCTGTCCTGTGGAAGTACTTCCTGTTGCGTGATATGCCGCTCTGGCAGTCAGTTGACCATTTATCAGTGCCTGATGTGAAGCTCACTGGCTCAGCTGTGCTGGATGACTCTCAGATGCAGTTTGATTATATGGCAGA GTATCTCCGCATCTGCCCGGCCTGTCGAAACCAGTGGCGACACCAACCCAGGGCAACGTTTGAGTCTGTGACTTCCTTCTTCCAGTCCCTTGTACCGGTTGCAGATCCACAGTTCGCCATGTTCGGCCCGGGTCTTGAGCAGTTGGAGATTTCCCTCATGACTACGATCATGAATTCCCCTCATATACTGCCTATAGCAGGAATACCTCAACGTCAGATTGATGGTGCTCTGCCATTACTTATAGTTTATTCAA gcaTTGGATCTGGAATCAGTTTTAAGTACAAAGATCAGCACAGATTCAATATTGCAACTTTATATTCAACTAACAG GACGGAGCGAGAAAGAGCTCGCCTGGAGCACCTCAGTCTGCGCAGTAAGCTCTTTGTCTATCAGGAGGATAGTGAGTCCAACATGCCCTTAAGCCTTAACCCAATGTTTAATCAAGTTTGCCAAGCCATGAATGGATTCATCTTTGTGGCAAATGCTGAGACAGAAAGAG GAGTGGACAGAGGGTGGGAGGAGGAAAGTGCCCAAATCAGGTTTATGTTAGACCCTGTGGTGGGTATTGTGTCCCACCCTATCCTGGTGCTCTCCTGTGTGTCCAGGGAGACAGCAGACAGACATAGGATACCTTGTGTGACCATTGCCCATCAGCTTCAGCTCAGTTCACTGCCCAACCCCTGGATG
- the fbxo4 gene encoding F-box only protein 4 isoform X3, with amino-acid sequence MVRDPVLWKYFLLRDMPLWQSVDHLSVPDVKLTGSAVLDDSQMQFDYMAEYLRICPACRNQWRHQPRATFESVTSFFQSLVPVADPQFAMFGPGLEQLEISLMTTIMNSPHILPIAGIPQRQIDGALPLLIVYSSIGSGISFKYKDQHRFNIATLYSTNRTERERARLEHLSLRSKLFVYQEDSESNMPLSLNPMFNQVCQAMNGFIFVANAETERGVDRGWEEESAQIRFMLDPVVGIVSHPILVLSCVSRETADRHRIPCVTIAHQLQLSSLPNPWMVQDTTAETLTGLLDGIDWLLRHSGVKL; translated from the exons ATGGTCCGAGACCCTGTCCTGTGGAAGTACTTCCTGTTGCGTGATATGCCGCTCTGGCAGTCAGTTGACCATTTATCAGTGCCTGATGTGAAGCTCACTGGCTCAGCTGTGCTGGATGACTCTCAGATGCAGTTTGATTATATGGCAGA GTATCTCCGCATCTGCCCGGCCTGTCGAAACCAGTGGCGACACCAACCCAGGGCAACGTTTGAGTCTGTGACTTCCTTCTTCCAGTCCCTTGTACCGGTTGCAGATCCACAGTTCGCCATGTTCGGCCCGGGTCTTGAGCAGTTGGAGATTTCCCTCATGACTACGATCATGAATTCCCCTCATATACTGCCTATAGCAGGAATACCTCAACGTCAGATTGATGGTGCTCTGCCATTACTTATAGTTTATTCAA gcaTTGGATCTGGAATCAGTTTTAAGTACAAAGATCAGCACAGATTCAATATTGCAACTTTATATTCAACTAACAG GACGGAGCGAGAAAGAGCTCGCCTGGAGCACCTCAGTCTGCGCAGTAAGCTCTTTGTCTATCAGGAGGATAGTGAGTCCAACATGCCCTTAAGCCTTAACCCAATGTTTAATCAAGTTTGCCAAGCCATGAATGGATTCATCTTTGTGGCAAATGCTGAGACAGAAAGAG GAGTGGACAGAGGGTGGGAGGAGGAAAGTGCCCAAATCAGGTTTATGTTAGACCCTGTGGTGGGTATTGTGTCCCACCCTATCCTGGTGCTCTCCTGTGTGTCCAGGGAGACAGCAGACAGACATAGGATACCTTGTGTGACCATTGCCCATCAGCTTCAGCTCAGTTCACTGCCCAACCCCTGGATG